Part of the Triticum aestivum cultivar Chinese Spring chromosome 4D, IWGSC CS RefSeq v2.1, whole genome shotgun sequence genome is shown below.
CCGTCGCCGCGGCCTTATTCCTGACCCCGACGGCCTTGGCGGCGGGGGGAAAGACCGGCCAGGTGACGGTGTTCTGGGGACGGAACAAGGCCGAGGGCTCCCTGCGTGAGGCCTGCGACTCCGGTATGTACACCATGGTCACCATGTCCTTCCTCGACGTCTTCGGCGCCAACGGCAAGTACCACCTCGACCTCTCCGGCCATGACCTCTCCTCCGTCGGCGCCGACATCAAGCACTGCCAGTCCAAGGGCGTCCCTGTCTCCCTCTCCATCGGCGGCTACGGCACCGGCTACTCGCTGCCGTCCAACCGCTCCGCGCTCGACCTCTTCGACCACCTCTGGAACTCCTACTTCGGCGGGTCCAAGCCGAGCGTCCCCCGCCCCTTCGGCGACGCGTGGCTCGACGGCGTCGACCTCTTCCTGGAGCACGGCACGCCGGCGGACCGCTACGACGTGCTGGCGCTGGAGCTGGCCAAGCACAACATCCGCGGGGGCCCGGGGAAGCCGCTGCACCTGACGGCGACGGTCCGGTGCGGGTACCCGCCGGCGGCGCACGTGGGGCGGGCGCTGGCGACGGGGATCTTCGAGCGCGTCCACGTGAGGACCTACGAGAGCGACAAGTGGTGCAACCAGAACCTTGGGTGGGAGGGCTCGTGGGACAAGTGGACGGCGGCGTACCCGGCCACCCGGTTCTACGTCGGGCTCACGGCGGACGACAAGTCCCACCAGTGGGTACACCCCAAGAACGTCTACTACGGCGTCGCGCCGGTGGCGCAGAAGAAGGACAACTACGGCGGCATCATGCTCTGGGACCGATACTTCGACAAGCAGACCAACTACAGCAGCTTGATCAAGTACTACGCCTGAGCTCCTGTACTTCCACAAGCCACGCTTCTTGCATCACCGTCGGTTTGATCCTGATGTACTGTTGCAAACGAGAACAAAGTGAGGCTTGTACTTggatataataaataaataattgaACAGTTGGTCGTACAGATCTCTGGTTTAATCATCAACTCCATCACTTAATTGCTTGTGTTTTTATCTGTAGTTGAGTGATACTTCCTCCATCTCAAAATAAGGCCCTGTTTGGAGGGACCATCTCAAAataaggccctgtttggatccctcCGCTCCCCAACTGCAGCTCTAAGTGTCTTAATTTTGTACTAATTTAGTATCTCAACTTTGTGCTACCTTTAATACAAAATtgtacggagggagtatgttacaaCTGTGCCTTCACTTGTCAAGTACCGCTTAGCGAATTTGCGGAACAAACTCTTGTCATCTTTTGCGATTAAAAATGGCACAAACGCTCACTCATGTATGTAATTTGTCAACAAGTACTAGCTGGTAATTTTGACATGCAAAATCATCAGTTTGCAGGATTTACCATCTCTTTGGCATGCAAACCATCAGGTTTATATACAAACATTTTGCAGCAGTTTCCACTTCCGCATATTTACAGAGTAGCAGTACACAGTAAGAAATCAACTCAAGCGGACAATTCTCTCTCAAGATTAAATTGTATACATGCTTCTGAATCTTTAATCATTTCTTGAACATAAAGCTCTCTCTGAGGATATCCGCAGCTAATATAAGTAGCTCCAACATCTCCATGCTAGCGGAACCAAGGGGGTCCGCCTTTTCGGATTTTG
Proteins encoded:
- the LOC542997 gene encoding xylanase inhibitor protein 1 precursor yields the protein MAPLAARRPACLLALLSVAAALFLTPTALAAGGKTGQVTVFWGRNKAEGSLREACDSGMYTMVTMSFLDVFGANGKYHLDLSGHDLSSVGADIKHCQSKGVPVSLSIGGYGTGYSLPSNRSALDLFDHLWNSYFGGSKPSVPRPFGDAWLDGVDLFLEHGTPADRYDVLALELAKHNIRGGPGKPLHLTATVRCGYPPAAHVGRALATGIFERVHVRTYESDKWCNQNLGWEGSWDKWTAAYPATRFYVGLTADDKSHQWVHPKNVYYGVAPVAQKKDNYGGIMLWDRYFDKQTNYSSLIKYYA